Proteins co-encoded in one Kutzneria chonburiensis genomic window:
- a CDS encoding ricin-type beta-trefoil lectin domain protein: MATLRRAAALAVGVAVGAGLLAQPALAAPPQPAAVAGPVTVAKPNSLVPKDKTGNLVLYVDGQQAARGVAAVGGTVALSRNGRVEAKVPAGKVAELAKQPGVADIRQPDRVVPMGSIDPEGVLASTADQWIKAGFTGSGVKIGVIDPDLGGLADGQSAGTLPAQMPVNYGNCQADDPASTQHGRSVAEVVHATAPDAQLFVACAGTSMEFATAANWLQQQGVQVITAAIGMFTSGRGDGNGAADSPADVVRRTSQAGILWSVAAGNQAQTHWTGKATTNASRFVSFDGGSGVTDGFSAGVGQRLTIGLRWDAWPVTNQEFDLYVMKSSAPPTGPTDPNVVAYAANNQATTPGGGEPTAEVTFTVPNDPNQGPSHQYFVYLKNVNGNPATRLDLFMSGASGVFQYYTAAGSITEPATSPYALAVGATTPTSGQIEQYSAQGPTIDGRIKPDIAGYDNVSTSYNPNGTFGGTSAASAGVAGAAALVKSAGPGLDAAQVKAELVARTNPKRNDNQWGSGQLVLGPPPTQPITKGGSRYTALPKPLAIEGRDYQPNEVATLPIPNVPSDTTAVVFNLAVRTDPSVGPNVPSSLDVFTGDPTVSASRATTIRVTPTGGWVDVMVVARVGTDRAVRLRAGAGNVFDNVDLLGYFGANGSGYVSEQQPVRVLDTRGFNNSPRKTALGNGEVYSIPVRGVAGVPSTANAVLVNLTASESSVGTAMSLFATDNAGTTINVSANEKRSNTSIVPIAPDGTIKVRNGVGMVQATVDVIGSFTTDANAALFVPLPETTRVVDTATGTGERNGTIGQDETVNFQLGGLAGISSTATGVVLRAGGEEDSLGTSLSVFPQESGWLNDTNATMKQRERLAAAAFVPLGPSGRVGVRNEHGNAQVALDVAGYFVGGPAFNAGNTDCAAPVNEAGYTSVYDGRAESNLIGWRTLGAKGLTDDGCTMSTSDGSAPGASWYAARTLGESYTVKLDYKQDQEGLSSDVLIGFADPATDATSPLKTGVGVHIGLASASGQSMTGSVVPFSTAVAAAQKPAGQWNSYEISVDWRTITVRLNGTQVNQYSSDGSRFYGQYIGLANAAPGVHFRDIRVKRNQPIRVGQFVGANNRCLDLYNGSPNSTGTTNGISLWDCNTTGAQVWAQTADGALTNASKCLTALDNGTAAGTQEVLGSCVPQLSSQVWVIRDNGTIVNPRSGRCLTPASTANAAVLQLQDCTGRADQVWRVPDQHGQNGELTDPGGKCLDVDNGDPTRGIVQEWDCYHNQAQSWIAPGDGTLHAAGKCLTVNNAATTAGTGVVLWNCSAGDPGQQWVQRLDGTVLNPNAGRCLTGASDTNGGAFTIQDCTAAALQQWRMSAQTLWTGAIVGVGGKCTDIKAEDPANTTVWLWDCFGASGQQWTDQGDGRLLSLSNCIDIVSVNNGTAIGVTTCGSGSQQWAERPDGAIVNTYAGRVLDDQYGSTDNGTKMQIWDFVGTPQQRWAIPLRPS; this comes from the coding sequence ATGGCGACACTGAGACGCGCGGCCGCACTGGCCGTCGGGGTGGCGGTCGGGGCGGGTCTGCTCGCCCAGCCGGCCTTGGCGGCCCCGCCGCAGCCGGCGGCGGTCGCCGGCCCGGTGACCGTGGCCAAGCCGAACAGCCTGGTGCCCAAGGACAAGACGGGCAACCTGGTGCTCTATGTGGACGGTCAGCAGGCCGCACGGGGGGTGGCCGCCGTCGGCGGAACCGTTGCGCTGAGCCGGAACGGCCGGGTCGAGGCCAAGGTGCCGGCCGGCAAGGTGGCCGAACTGGCCAAGCAGCCCGGCGTCGCCGACATCCGTCAGCCGGACCGGGTGGTGCCGATGGGCTCCATCGACCCGGAGGGCGTGCTGGCCTCGACGGCCGACCAGTGGATCAAGGCCGGCTTCACGGGCTCCGGCGTGAAGATCGGCGTCATCGACCCGGACCTGGGCGGGCTGGCCGACGGCCAGTCGGCGGGCACGCTGCCGGCGCAGATGCCGGTCAACTACGGCAACTGCCAGGCCGATGACCCGGCGTCGACCCAGCACGGCCGGTCGGTGGCCGAGGTCGTGCACGCGACCGCGCCGGACGCGCAGCTGTTCGTGGCCTGCGCCGGCACCTCGATGGAGTTCGCCACCGCGGCGAACTGGTTGCAGCAGCAGGGTGTGCAGGTGATCACGGCCGCGATCGGCATGTTCACCTCGGGCCGTGGTGACGGCAACGGCGCCGCGGACAGCCCGGCGGACGTGGTGCGCCGCACCAGTCAGGCCGGCATCCTGTGGTCGGTGGCGGCCGGCAACCAGGCGCAGACGCACTGGACCGGCAAGGCGACCACCAACGCCAGCCGCTTCGTCTCGTTCGACGGTGGATCCGGGGTCACCGACGGCTTCTCGGCCGGCGTCGGCCAGCGGCTGACGATCGGCCTGCGCTGGGACGCCTGGCCCGTCACGAACCAGGAATTCGACCTGTACGTGATGAAGTCGAGCGCACCGCCGACCGGTCCGACGGACCCGAACGTCGTCGCGTACGCGGCCAACAACCAGGCGACGACGCCCGGCGGTGGCGAGCCGACGGCCGAGGTCACCTTCACCGTGCCCAACGACCCGAACCAGGGGCCGAGCCACCAGTACTTCGTGTACCTGAAGAACGTCAACGGGAACCCGGCGACCCGGCTGGACCTGTTCATGAGCGGCGCGTCCGGCGTGTTCCAGTACTACACGGCGGCCGGCAGCATCACCGAGCCCGCGACCTCGCCGTACGCGCTGGCCGTCGGCGCGACCACGCCGACGTCCGGCCAGATCGAGCAGTACAGCGCGCAGGGGCCGACCATCGACGGCCGGATCAAGCCGGACATCGCCGGCTACGACAACGTGAGCACCTCGTACAACCCCAACGGCACCTTCGGCGGCACGTCCGCGGCCTCGGCCGGCGTGGCCGGCGCCGCGGCGCTGGTGAAGTCGGCCGGCCCCGGCCTCGATGCCGCGCAGGTCAAAGCCGAGCTGGTGGCGCGGACGAACCCCAAGCGCAACGACAACCAGTGGGGCAGCGGCCAGCTGGTGCTCGGCCCGCCGCCGACCCAGCCGATCACGAAGGGCGGCTCGCGGTACACCGCGTTGCCGAAGCCGCTCGCCATCGAGGGGCGCGACTACCAGCCGAACGAAGTGGCGACGCTGCCGATCCCGAACGTGCCGTCGGACACCACCGCGGTGGTGTTCAACCTGGCGGTGCGGACGGATCCGTCGGTGGGCCCGAACGTGCCCAGCAGCCTGGACGTCTTCACCGGTGATCCGACGGTTTCGGCCAGCCGGGCGACCACGATCCGGGTCACGCCGACCGGTGGCTGGGTGGACGTCATGGTGGTGGCGCGGGTCGGCACCGACCGGGCGGTCCGGCTCAGGGCCGGTGCCGGCAACGTGTTCGACAATGTGGACCTGCTCGGCTATTTCGGCGCCAACGGCAGTGGTTACGTGTCGGAGCAGCAGCCGGTGCGGGTGCTGGACACGCGGGGCTTCAACAACAGTCCGCGCAAGACGGCGCTGGGCAATGGTGAGGTGTACTCGATTCCGGTTCGCGGCGTCGCGGGCGTGCCGTCCACGGCCAACGCCGTGCTGGTGAACCTGACCGCCTCGGAGTCCAGTGTCGGCACCGCGATGTCGCTGTTCGCCACGGACAACGCCGGCACCACGATCAACGTGAGCGCCAACGAGAAGCGCTCCAACACCTCGATCGTGCCGATCGCGCCGGACGGCACCATCAAGGTGCGCAACGGCGTCGGCATGGTGCAGGCGACCGTGGACGTGATCGGCTCGTTCACCACCGACGCCAATGCGGCGCTGTTCGTGCCGTTGCCGGAGACGACGCGGGTGGTCGACACCGCCACCGGCACCGGCGAGCGCAACGGCACGATCGGCCAGGACGAGACGGTGAACTTCCAGCTCGGTGGGCTGGCCGGGATCAGCAGCACCGCCACCGGTGTGGTGCTGAGGGCCGGCGGCGAGGAGGACAGCCTTGGCACCAGCCTGTCGGTGTTCCCGCAGGAATCGGGCTGGCTCAACGACACCAACGCGACCATGAAGCAGCGCGAGCGGCTGGCGGCGGCGGCGTTCGTGCCGCTCGGCCCGAGTGGCAGGGTCGGCGTGCGCAACGAGCACGGCAACGCGCAGGTCGCGCTGGACGTCGCCGGCTATTTCGTTGGTGGACCGGCGTTCAACGCCGGCAACACCGACTGCGCGGCTCCGGTCAACGAGGCCGGCTACACGTCGGTCTATGACGGTCGGGCCGAGTCCAACCTGATCGGCTGGCGGACACTGGGCGCCAAGGGCCTCACCGACGACGGCTGCACTATGTCCACTTCGGACGGCAGCGCGCCCGGCGCTTCGTGGTACGCCGCACGGACACTGGGCGAGAGCTACACGGTGAAGCTGGACTACAAGCAGGATCAGGAAGGCTTGTCCAGCGACGTCCTGATCGGCTTCGCCGACCCGGCCACGGACGCCACCTCGCCGCTGAAGACCGGGGTCGGAGTCCACATCGGACTCGCCAGCGCGTCCGGCCAGTCCATGACCGGCTCGGTCGTGCCGTTCAGCACGGCGGTCGCCGCCGCCCAGAAGCCGGCCGGGCAGTGGAACAGCTACGAGATCTCGGTGGACTGGCGGACCATCACCGTGCGGCTCAACGGAACCCAGGTCAACCAGTACAGCAGCGACGGCAGCCGGTTCTACGGCCAGTACATCGGCCTGGCCAACGCCGCGCCCGGCGTGCACTTCCGGGACATTCGGGTCAAGCGCAACCAGCCGATCCGGGTCGGGCAGTTCGTCGGCGCCAACAACCGGTGTCTCGACCTGTACAACGGCAGCCCCAACAGCACCGGCACCACCAACGGAATCTCGTTGTGGGACTGCAACACCACCGGCGCCCAGGTGTGGGCGCAGACCGCGGACGGGGCGCTGACCAACGCCTCCAAGTGCCTGACCGCCTTGGACAACGGCACCGCCGCCGGCACCCAGGAGGTGCTCGGGTCGTGCGTCCCGCAGCTCAGCAGCCAGGTGTGGGTGATAAGGGACAACGGCACCATCGTCAACCCGCGTTCCGGCCGGTGCCTCACGCCGGCCTCCACCGCGAACGCCGCCGTGCTGCAACTGCAGGACTGCACGGGTCGCGCCGACCAGGTGTGGCGGGTGCCGGACCAGCACGGCCAGAACGGTGAACTGACCGATCCGGGCGGCAAGTGCCTTGACGTGGACAACGGCGATCCGACACGGGGCATCGTGCAGGAGTGGGACTGCTACCACAACCAGGCGCAGAGCTGGATCGCGCCCGGCGACGGCACGCTGCACGCGGCCGGCAAGTGCCTGACCGTCAACAACGCGGCCACTACCGCCGGCACCGGTGTGGTGCTCTGGAACTGCAGCGCCGGCGACCCCGGCCAGCAATGGGTGCAGCGCCTCGACGGCACCGTGCTCAATCCCAACGCCGGCCGCTGCCTGACCGGGGCGTCCGACACCAACGGCGGCGCGTTCACCATCCAGGACTGCACCGCCGCGGCGCTGCAGCAGTGGCGGATGAGCGCACAGACGCTGTGGACCGGGGCCATCGTCGGCGTCGGCGGCAAGTGCACCGACATCAAAGCCGAGGACCCGGCCAACACCACCGTGTGGCTGTGGGACTGCTTCGGCGCGTCCGGTCAGCAGTGGACCGACCAGGGTGACGGCCGGCTGCTGTCGCTGTCCAACTGCATCGACATCGTCAGCGTCAACAACGGCACCGCCATCGGCGTCACGACCTGTGGGTCGGGCAGCCAGCAGTGGGCGGAGCGGCCGGACGGCGCGATCGTGAACACCTATGCCGGCCGGGTGCTGGACGACCAGTACGGTAGCACTGACAACGGAACGAAGATGCAGATCTGGGACTTCGTGGGCACGCCGCAGCAGCGCTGGGCGATCCCGCTGCGTCCGAGCTGA
- a CDS encoding alpha-N-acetylglucosaminidase TIM-barrel domain-containing protein, with amino-acid sequence MRRRTFLRAAAAAGALAWPANGLPAHAASGGVRGMIARYLGPAAGQFELRTLPAAANGLDRFQISGRPGHVVLAGSSPIAQAAAFNWWLKHVANGHISWDYNRLDHLPALLPAPATPITLSSPHRIRLQGNVCWLGYTSPYWDWDRWQQEIDYFAASGYTHVPMYIGHELAYYQLLLDIGYSDQQARSWIPLPAHQPWWWFDNMSNFAEPIPLDLMRRRAELGNRIAERMRELGVTPVVPGFLGFVPTDFGQRHPGVDVIPQGNWGAYVRPSLLNPVEPLYRQLADDFYRQQDRLFPGGQRAYGGDFFQEGGQVGDLDLAAAGASVQRAMQAASPGALWMLQAWSGNPRQQMMAGLDLSTVFVLDLQADVDPQWTKLDAFWGAPWTWGTISNAGGTVVLYGRLPAINTELPAVLADPRRGALAGVHFAPEGNDTNPVLGDFLSDMFWRSQPVDLPAWISDYAARRYGRRDPEADAAWQLLLATAYGMSGNTGNVDTAPDSLFNAQPSLTATSADIYVTGVLPYDPGQLQLALRRLLAADPSLRREATYRYDLLDVARQVLDNAGRTLLPQLNEAFLAGDRTRFRALADHWLDLITLQDNLLGTDARFMVGTWLDHARRSASTPAEAALLDYNARDILTAWGNRAVSDAGLHDYANRDWQGLVGDHYRHRWALFFDSLERGTTVDWFAVNDAWNRRGNTYPSTPTGDTHQVASRVWRTLAADPMFARVTAAVSGSRVDVTVANTNVAGVARRTTVSLSAPDGFDTGGPVNLGDVATGGSAHTAFTVRVPSGYVVKTAMDRIPITATARFGYGATALTNAGYAELLIPAPVQPPYRTVTFTTSVFGQKDNSFAIYTGGADMWGGINEFGTIYRPATLAVGGSVTTEVTAQANTGPWARAGIVIRDDLTTNGTAGYLTLALTPGNGCLLSYDGNGDGELDGLVIAPGFAAPSQLRLTRTGPTTYTGTCSHDGTTWTTVGSVTVPGGGAAQDVGLFAEAASTTTMGLVRFSGFTVT; translated from the coding sequence ATGAGGCGCCGAACGTTCCTGCGCGCGGCCGCCGCCGCCGGTGCGCTCGCCTGGCCGGCCAACGGCCTTCCCGCGCACGCCGCGTCGGGCGGCGTGCGCGGGATGATCGCACGCTATCTCGGCCCGGCGGCCGGCCAGTTCGAGCTGCGGACACTGCCGGCCGCGGCGAACGGGCTCGACCGGTTCCAGATCTCCGGCCGGCCCGGGCATGTCGTGCTGGCCGGCAGCAGCCCGATCGCGCAGGCGGCGGCGTTCAACTGGTGGCTCAAGCACGTCGCGAACGGCCACATCTCCTGGGACTACAACCGACTCGACCATCTGCCGGCACTGCTCCCCGCCCCGGCGACGCCGATCACGCTCTCGTCGCCGCACCGGATTCGCTTGCAGGGCAACGTGTGCTGGCTCGGCTACACCTCGCCCTACTGGGACTGGGACCGCTGGCAGCAGGAGATCGACTATTTCGCGGCCAGCGGCTACACCCATGTCCCCATGTACATCGGCCACGAATTGGCTTACTACCAGCTGTTGCTGGACATCGGGTACTCGGACCAGCAGGCGCGCTCGTGGATCCCGCTGCCCGCGCACCAGCCGTGGTGGTGGTTCGACAACATGTCCAACTTCGCCGAGCCCATCCCGCTCGACCTGATGCGCCGGCGGGCCGAGCTCGGCAACCGAATCGCCGAGCGGATGCGCGAACTGGGCGTCACGCCGGTCGTGCCCGGCTTCCTCGGGTTCGTGCCGACCGACTTCGGCCAGCGCCACCCCGGCGTGGACGTCATCCCGCAGGGCAACTGGGGCGCCTATGTCCGGCCGTCGCTGCTCAACCCGGTGGAGCCGCTCTATCGGCAGCTGGCCGACGACTTCTACCGGCAACAGGACCGGCTGTTCCCCGGCGGGCAGCGAGCCTACGGCGGCGACTTCTTCCAGGAGGGCGGCCAGGTCGGCGACCTGGACCTGGCCGCCGCCGGCGCGTCGGTGCAGCGGGCCATGCAGGCGGCCAGTCCCGGCGCGCTGTGGATGCTCCAGGCCTGGTCGGGAAACCCCCGCCAGCAGATGATGGCCGGCCTGGACCTGAGCACGGTGTTCGTGCTGGACCTCCAGGCCGACGTCGATCCACAGTGGACGAAGCTGGACGCGTTCTGGGGCGCGCCGTGGACCTGGGGAACGATCTCCAACGCCGGCGGCACCGTGGTGCTGTACGGGCGGCTGCCGGCGATCAACACCGAGCTGCCGGCCGTGCTGGCCGATCCGAGGCGCGGGGCGCTGGCGGGCGTGCACTTCGCGCCGGAGGGCAACGACACCAACCCCGTGCTCGGCGACTTCCTCAGCGACATGTTCTGGCGCAGCCAGCCGGTCGACCTGCCGGCGTGGATCAGCGACTACGCGGCCCGCCGGTACGGCCGGCGAGATCCGGAGGCGGACGCGGCCTGGCAGCTGCTGCTGGCCACCGCGTACGGCATGAGCGGCAACACCGGCAACGTGGACACCGCGCCGGACTCGCTGTTCAACGCTCAGCCGAGCCTGACCGCCACCAGCGCGGACATCTACGTCACCGGCGTCCTGCCCTACGATCCCGGCCAACTCCAGTTGGCCCTGCGGCGCCTGTTGGCCGCCGATCCGTCGCTGCGCCGGGAGGCGACGTACCGATACGACCTGCTCGATGTCGCCCGCCAGGTCCTGGACAACGCGGGCCGCACCCTGCTGCCCCAGCTCAACGAGGCGTTCCTGGCCGGCGACCGCACCCGGTTCCGGGCACTGGCCGACCACTGGCTGGACCTGATCACGTTGCAGGACAACCTGCTCGGCACCGACGCGCGGTTCATGGTCGGCACCTGGCTGGACCACGCCCGGCGATCGGCGAGCACGCCGGCCGAGGCGGCGCTGCTGGACTACAACGCCCGCGACATCCTCACCGCGTGGGGCAACCGCGCGGTGTCCGACGCCGGCCTGCACGACTACGCCAACCGGGACTGGCAGGGCCTTGTCGGGGACCATTACCGCCACCGCTGGGCCCTGTTCTTCGACAGCCTGGAACGCGGCACGACTGTCGACTGGTTCGCCGTCAACGACGCGTGGAACCGTCGCGGCAACACCTATCCGAGCACGCCGACCGGCGACACGCACCAGGTCGCCAGCCGGGTGTGGCGGACGCTCGCGGCCGACCCGATGTTCGCCCGCGTGACCGCGGCCGTGTCCGGGTCCAGGGTCGACGTCACCGTCGCCAACACCAACGTGGCCGGTGTGGCCAGGCGGACGACGGTCTCGCTGTCGGCGCCGGACGGATTCGACACCGGCGGCCCGGTGAACCTGGGAGATGTTGCCACTGGGGGTTCGGCGCACACCGCGTTCACCGTGCGCGTGCCGTCCGGGTACGTCGTCAAGACCGCGATGGACCGCATCCCGATCACCGCGACGGCGCGCTTCGGCTACGGCGCAACAGCCCTGACCAACGCGGGCTATGCCGAGCTGCTCATCCCAGCCCCGGTCCAGCCGCCGTACCGAACCGTCACCTTCACCACGAGCGTGTTCGGGCAGAAGGACAACTCGTTCGCGATCTACACCGGCGGCGCGGACATGTGGGGCGGCATCAACGAGTTCGGCACGATCTACCGGCCGGCCACGCTCGCCGTCGGAGGCTCGGTCACGACCGAGGTCACCGCGCAGGCCAACACCGGCCCATGGGCGCGAGCCGGCATCGTCATCCGCGACGACCTCACCACGAACGGCACGGCCGGCTACCTCACGCTCGCCCTGACACCAGGCAACGGATGCCTGCTCAGCTACGACGGCAACGGCGACGGCGAACTGGACGGGCTCGTGATCGCACCCGGCTTCGCCGCACCCAGCCAGCTGAGGCTCACTCGCACCGGCCCGACAACCTACACCGGCACCTGCTCACACGACGGCACGACGTGGACGACCGTCGGTAGCGTCACCGTGCCCGGCGGCGGTGCGGCGCAGGACGTCGGCCTGTTCGCCGAGGCGGCCAGCACGACCACGATGGGCCTGGTCCGCTTCTCCGGTTTCACGGTCACGTAA